The following are encoded in a window of Pan troglodytes isolate AG18354 chromosome 4, NHGRI_mPanTro3-v2.0_pri, whole genome shotgun sequence genomic DNA:
- the BRD9 gene encoding bromodomain-containing protein 9 isoform X8 encodes MKGYQSLVFNFFFLKLSAENESTPIQQLLEHFLRQLQRKDPHGFFAFPVTDAIAPGYSMIIKHPMDFGTMKDKIVANEYKSVTEFKADFKLMCDNAMTYNRPDTVYYKLAKKILHAGFKMMSKERLLALKRSMSFMQDMDFSQQAALLGNEDTAVEEPVPEVVPVQVETAKKSKKPSREVISCMFEPEGNACSLTDSTAEEHVLALVEHAADEARDRINRFLPGGKMGYLKRNGDGSLLYSVVNMAEPDADEEETHPVDLSSLSSKLLPGFTTLGFKDERRNKVTFLSSATTALSMQNNSVFGDLKSDEMELLYSAYGDETGVQCALSLQEFVKDAGSYSKKVVDDLLDQITGGDHSRTLFQLKQRRNVPMKPPDEAKVGDTLGDSSSSVLEFMSMKSYPDVSVDISMLSSLGKVKKELDPDDSHLNLDETTKLLQDLHEAQAERGGSRPSSNLSSLSNASERDQHHLGSPSRLSVGEQPDVTHDPYEFLQSPEPAASAKT; translated from the exons ATGAAGGGATACCAAAGTCttgtattcaatttttttttccttaaattgtcAGCCGAAAATGAGAGCACACCTATTCAGCAACTCCTGGAACACTTCCTCCGCCAGCTTCAGAG AAAAGATCCCCATGGATTTTTTGCTTTTCCTGTCACGGATGCAATTGCTCCTGGATATTCGATGATAATAAAACATCCCATGGATTTTGGCACCATGAAAGACAAAATTGTAGCTAATGAATACAAGTCAGTTACGGAATTTAAG GCAGATTTCAAACTGATGTGTGATAATGCAATGACATACAATAGGCCAGATACCGTGTACTACAAGTTGGCGAAGAAGATCCTTCACGCAGGCTTTAAGATGATGAGCAAA GAGCGGCTGTTAGCTTTGAAGCGCAGCATGTCGTTTATGCAGGACATGGATTTTTCTCAGCAGGCAGCTCTTTTGGGCAATGAAGATACAGCTGTTGAGGAACCTGTCCCTGAAGTTGTACCAGTACAAGTAGAAACTGCCAAGAAATCCAAAAAGCCGAGTAGAGAAGTTATCAG CTGCATGTTTGAGCCTGAAGGGAACGCCTGCAGCTTGACGGACAGTACCGCAGAGGAGCACGTGCTGGCGCTGGTGGAGCATGCAGCTGACGAAGCTCGGGACAGGATCAACCGGTTCCTCCCAGGCGGCAAG ATGGGCTATCTGAAGAGGAACGGGGACGGGAGCCTGCTCTACAGCGTGGTCAACATGGCCGAGCCGGACGCTGATG AGGAGGAGACCCACCCGGTGGACTTGAGCTCGCTCTCCAGTAAGCTCCTCCCAGGCTTCACCACGCTGGGCTTCAAAGACGAGAGAAGAAACAAAG tcACCTTTCTCTCCAGTGCCACTACTGCGCTTTCGATGCAGAATAATTCAGTATTTGGCGACTTGAAGTCGGACGAGATGGAGCTGCTCTACTCAGCCTACGGAGATGAGACAGGCGTGCAGTGTGCGCTGAG CCTGCAGGAGTTTGTGAAGGATGCTGGGAGCTACAGCAAGAAAGTGGTGGACGACCTCCTGGACCAGATCACAGGCGGAGACCACTCTAGGACGCTCTTCCAGCTGAAGCAG AGAAGAAATGTTCCCATGAAGCCTCCAGATGAAGCTAAG GTTGGGGACACCCTAGGAGACAGCAGCAGCTCTGTTCTGGAGTTCATGTCGATGAAGTCCTATCCCGACGTCTCTGTGGATATCTCCATGCTCAGCTCTCTGG GGAAGGTGAAGAAGGAGCTGGACCCTGACGACAGCCATTTGAACTTGGATGAGACGACGAAGCTCCTGCAGGACCTGCACGAAGCACAGGCGGAGCGCGGCGGCTCTCGGCCGTCGTCCAACCTCAGCTCCCTGTCCAACGCCTCCGAGAGGGACCAGCACCACCTGG GAAGCCCTTCTCGCCTGAGTGTCGGGGAGCAGCCAGACGTCACCCACGACCCCTATGAGTTTCTTCAGTCTCCAGAGCCTGCGGCCTCTGCCAAGACCTAA